A genomic stretch from Silurus meridionalis isolate SWU-2019-XX chromosome 1, ASM1480568v1, whole genome shotgun sequence includes:
- the LOC124393122 gene encoding bladder cancer-associated protein has product MYCLQWLLPVLLIPKPLNPALWFNHSMFMGFYLLSFLLERKPCTICALVFLAALFLICYSCWGNCFLYHCHDSPLPDAAHDPNIVGT; this is encoded by the coding sequence ATGTACTGCCTCCAGTGGTTACTTCCAGTCCTGCTGATCCCAAAGCCGCTGAACCCAGCATTGTGGTTCAACCATTCTATGTTTATGGGCTTTTACTTGCTTAGCTTCCTGCTAGAAAGGAAGCCATGCACCATTTGTGCCTTGGTGTTCCTCGCAGCCTTGTTCCTTATCTGCTACAGCTGCTGGGGGAACTGCTTTCTTTACCACTGCCATGACTCTCCACTGCCAGATGCTGCACATGATCCCAACATTGTGGGCACCTAG